One region of Triticum aestivum cultivar Chinese Spring chromosome 6B, IWGSC CS RefSeq v2.1, whole genome shotgun sequence genomic DNA includes:
- the LOC123134111 gene encoding dehydration-responsive element-binding protein 1H yields the protein MDMSLEHSSSPSSSSTTERAGTAWPWPPKRPAGRTKFRETRHPVFRGVRRRGSAGRWVCEVRVPGERGTRLWLGTYITAEAAARAHDAAMLMLRGRSAACLNFRDSAWLLAVPPAFTNLSDVRRAAVQAVADFLRRPEATSAAAAVQEVTSSVSAPSSAVCSVPSSETAQASADAAFEAPAALDMDVFDLDCLFGETDSDAYYYANLAQGLLMEPPPTLATGSYWDNGDCADGGAGADVALWSY from the coding sequence ATGGACATGAGCCTCGAGCACTCGAGCTCTCCCTCCTCCTCATCCACGACCGAGCGCGCCGGAACGGCGTGGCCGTGGCCGCCGAAGCGCCCCGCTGGCCGCACTAAGTTCCGGGAGACGCGGCACCCCGTGTTCCGCGGCGTGCGCCGCCGTGGCAGCGCCGGCCGGTGGGTCTGCGAGGTGCGCGTGCCCGGGGAGCGCGGCACGCGCCTCTGGCTCGGGACGTACATCACGGCCGAGGCGGCCGCGCGCGCACACGACGCCGCCATGCTCATGCTCCGGGGCCGCTCCGCCGCGTGCCTCAACTTCCGGGACTCCGCGTGGCTGCTCGCGGTGCCGCCCGCGTTCACCAACCTCTCTGACGTCCGGCGCGCGGCCGTCCAGGCCGTCGCGGACTTCCTGCGCCGTCCGGAGGCCACCAGTGCCGCTGCCGCGGTGCAGGAGGTCACCTCCAGCGTGTCCGCCCCGTCGTCGGCAGTGTGTAGTGTGCCCTCGTCAGAGACGGCGCAGGCTTCCGCTGATGCCGCTTTTGAGGCGCCGGCCGCACTGGACATGGACGTGTTCGACCTTGACTGCTTGTTTGGGGAAACGGATTCCGATGCGTACTACTACGCGAACCTTGCGCAGGGGCTGCTCATGGAGCCACCGCCGACTCTGGCCACCGGGTCGTACTGGGACAATGGAGACTGCGCCGACGGCGGAGCCGGAGCTGATGTCGCGCTCTGGAGTTACTAG